One Sulfurimonas sp. genomic window carries:
- a CDS encoding AsmA-like C-terminal domain-containing protein yields MNDNIIISAISKIQFILVSIFSFIFLILFASFMLLQNGIYIDNISFQTVKVEKLYIKWDEKISVVAKELNFTKEKKRSDSEIEYEKIIKIVKNTLPFTVWFKEIIIEKISLGDTDCVIRYTDDEKGLLHISSPDFILNSSLFSYNNLITLKIDELKAIKKDLKIDGNISFDIKDKLKFTTTLNITVHNDTKLNLFAHGDAKKLSYKVESNENIKDTRQIVDLFDVHPDVKYWIYDAIEMSSLSLNELYGWLEYENLDKAYLNLYAKAVANDLKYTYDKKVDSVRTAKTDLEFKEGVLYIKPQNAYSYNFFLDKSWLKIDFSKKEELLTLYLLFKGKVNKELLSLLDRYKIKLPFVQNRGEVDTNLTLDINLITLSVNAVGDFYAKEAQINYLGLDIDIFDAHVFLNNYDVKVNNMIAKYSDIAASHVDLDFNAKESEGKLTFKFDNIDSKENKLTLLKNKEPFVATYSISPKQDYLTIDKSIWRFYEQTLYVDTMKIPFDIKELSATIPQTLIEVPNLLSAVVAGDIFFNSKKADLDIDLLKFNYIDISLDKSIPSFSLAYDTNKLTLSSKNDIKLKIEEKKLTLENLTADIMPEAVQVKNLSLNFENILKSKISTEYNLANSKGVINLQNLEFKNDSFGEILKTDENIRFLVENENNKTSISSKELDFKYLFSDNEWKVTLNSIDKITKYSNILKEYGITNGNLTLHKKNDEDSIKFLLNTDHKYKILATKNKPVESYAVNGEFNGKTKETSFKVNDLIAVEIKKDIKIKADSIGINLDEILNFSADRNSTHETKNSSDIYFEAKNSYIRLSENRHIVSDTISFKYVDEDLHAELTHKNGKAFLKLRDDILHLYGENFDDEFMGELFALSKFKGGSLEFYISGSTKEYNGVLYVKDTTILDYKILNNILAFVNTVPSLVTFSLPGYNQNGIAAKNAYLNFKFKDDIYKIINLHLKSKEIEIVGVGEASIKNNAINMDLNLKTGLGSSISKIPLIGHILLGKENLSTTLTVSGTLDNPDVNTQITKDIAAAPFNIIKRALMYPFQLFDGEEEKEEKK; encoded by the coding sequence ATGAACGACAACATAATTATTAGTGCGATATCAAAAATCCAATTTATACTCGTCAGTATTTTTTCTTTCATATTTTTAATACTCTTTGCCTCATTTATGCTTTTACAAAACGGAATATATATAGACAATATATCATTTCAAACCGTTAAAGTTGAGAAATTATACATTAAATGGGATGAAAAAATAAGCGTAGTTGCAAAAGAACTCAATTTTACAAAAGAAAAAAAGAGAAGTGATTCTGAGATAGAGTACGAAAAAATCATTAAAATAGTAAAAAACACACTTCCCTTTACGGTTTGGTTTAAAGAAATAATTATTGAAAAGATATCACTTGGCGATACAGATTGTGTAATTCGGTATACGGACGACGAGAAAGGTCTTTTGCATATATCTTCACCGGATTTTATTTTAAACAGTTCGCTTTTTTCATATAATAACCTGATAACTCTAAAAATTGATGAACTAAAAGCCATAAAAAAAGATTTAAAGATTGATGGAAATATTTCATTTGATATAAAAGATAAGTTAAAATTTACAACGACACTAAACATAACCGTACATAATGATACAAAACTCAATTTATTCGCTCACGGCGATGCAAAAAAACTATCATACAAAGTAGAGTCAAATGAAAATATAAAAGATACAAGGCAAATAGTAGACCTCTTTGATGTTCATCCTGATGTTAAATACTGGATATATGACGCGATTGAGATGTCAAGTCTGTCGTTAAATGAACTCTACGGATGGCTTGAATATGAAAACCTTGACAAGGCATACTTAAATCTCTACGCAAAAGCAGTAGCTAATGATTTAAAATATACATACGATAAAAAAGTAGACTCGGTTCGCACAGCTAAGACTGATTTGGAGTTTAAAGAGGGCGTACTCTATATAAAACCGCAAAATGCCTACTCATATAACTTCTTTTTGGATAAAAGCTGGCTAAAAATTGATTTCTCAAAAAAAGAGGAACTCTTAACGCTCTACCTTCTTTTTAAAGGCAAAGTAAACAAAGAACTGCTCAGCCTGCTTGATAGATATAAAATAAAACTGCCGTTTGTTCAAAACAGAGGCGAAGTAGATACAAATTTGACACTTGATATAAATCTAATTACTTTAAGCGTCAATGCAGTAGGAGATTTTTATGCAAAAGAGGCTCAAATAAATTATTTAGGCTTAGATATCGATATATTTGATGCACATGTATTTTTAAATAACTACGATGTTAAAGTAAACAATATGATTGCAAAATATAGCGATATTGCCGCTTCACATGTAGATTTGGATTTTAATGCTAAAGAGTCTGAAGGTAAATTGACTTTTAAATTTGACAACATTGACTCAAAAGAGAATAAATTAACACTTTTAAAAAATAAAGAGCCGTTTGTTGCAACTTACAGTATATCCCCTAAACAGGATTATCTCACGATTGACAAATCTATATGGAGATTTTATGAACAGACTCTATATGTCGATACCATGAAGATACCGTTTGACATAAAAGAGCTTAGTGCGACTATCCCGCAAACTCTAATAGAAGTTCCCAATCTCCTATCGGCAGTCGTAGCGGGAGATATATTTTTCAATTCTAAAAAAGCAGATTTAGATATTGATTTGCTAAAGTTTAACTATATTGATATATCGCTAGACAAATCAATACCTTCTTTTAGCCTTGCCTACGATACAAATAAGCTGACACTCTCTTCAAAAAATGATATTAAACTAAAGATTGAAGAGAAAAAATTAACCCTTGAAAATCTCACGGCAGATATTATGCCTGAAGCAGTTCAAGTTAAAAACCTATCTTTAAATTTTGAAAATATTTTAAAATCAAAAATAAGTACTGAGTACAATTTGGCAAATTCCAAGGGAGTAATAAACCTTCAAAATTTAGAGTTTAAAAATGATAGCTTCGGCGAAATTTTAAAAACCGATGAAAATATACGGTTTTTAGTCGAAAATGAAAACAATAAAACTTCAATAAGTTCAAAAGAGCTTGATTTCAAATATCTATTTAGTGATAACGAGTGGAAAGTAACTCTAAATTCTATCGATAAAATAACCAAATACTCAAATATTCTAAAAGAGTACGGTATAACCAACGGAAATTTGACACTACACAAAAAGAATGATGAAGATAGTATAAAATTTCTACTAAATACAGACCACAAATATAAAATTCTTGCAACAAAAAATAAGCCTGTGGAGAGTTATGCCGTAAACGGTGAGTTTAACGGTAAAACCAAAGAGACAAGTTTTAAAGTTAACGATTTAATAGCCGTAGAGATAAAAAAAGATATAAAAATCAAAGCGGATAGCATCGGAATAAATTTAGATGAAATCTTAAACTTTTCAGCAGATAGAAACAGTACGCATGAGACAAAAAACAGCAGCGACATCTATTTTGAAGCAAAAAACTCATATATTCGCTTAAGCGAAAATAGACATATAGTCTCTGATACAATTAGTTTTAAATATGTTGATGAAGATTTGCATGCCGAACTTACACATAAAAATGGAAAGGCTTTCTTAAAATTAAGAGATGATATACTCCATCTGTACGGAGAGAATTTTGATGACGAGTTTATGGGAGAGTTGTTTGCTCTCTCTAAGTTTAAAGGCGGCTCTTTAGAGTTTTATATTAGCGGTTCAACCAAAGAATACAATGGTGTTCTTTATGTAAAAGATACCACTATTCTTGATTATAAGATTTTAAATAATATTTTGGCATTCGTAAATACCGTTCCGTCACTTGTCACATTCTCTCTTCCCGGATATAACCAAAACGGAATAGCTGCAAAAAATGCATATCTTAATTTTAAATTTAAAGATGATATATATAAGATTATCAATCTTCACCTTAAATCAAAAGAGATTGAAATCGTAGGCGTCGGAGAGGCAAGCATAAAGAATAACGCTATAAATATGGATCTAAATTTAAAAACAGGTTTGGGCAGCTCAATCTCGAAAATACCGCTAATCGGTCATATCTTGCTAGGCAAAGAGAATCTATCCACCACATTAACCGTAAGCGGCACTCTCGACAATCCTGATGTTAATACCCAAATAACAAAAGATATTGCAGCAGCGCCTTTTAACATAATTAAAAGAGCGCTTATGTATCCGTTTCAACTATTTGACGGCGAAGAAGAAAAAGAAGAAAAGAAATAG
- the fumC gene encoding class II fumarate hydratase, translating to MRTRIEKDTMGEIAVPIDAYWAAQTQRSIENFAIGEEKMPYEITRAFSYLKKAVALVNKDLGKLDAKKADAIAQACDDMLEGKLDGEYPLVVWQTGSGTQSNMNNNEVLANRATEILGGDFRVEKLIHANDDVNKSQSSNDTYPTALHVAAVIAVETRVLPAIAKLRATLIEKSAKFDSIVKIGRTHLQDATPLTLGQEISGWVEMLNKCEKMAKDSLEAVRELALGGTAVGTGLNAHPELGERVAKKLTELTGHNFVTAPNKFHALTSHDALVYAHGALKALSADMMKIANDVRWLASGPRCGIGEITIPENEPGSSIMPGKVNPTQSEAVTMVTCQVMGNDTTIGFAASQGNFQLNVFKPVIAYNFLQSCRLLADSIVSFNDNCAIGIEPVEDKIDFYLNNSLMLVTALNPYIGYENAAKIAKTAHKNGSTLKETAIELGLLSAEEFDKYVIPQDMISPKA from the coding sequence TTGCGTACGCGTATAGAAAAAGACACAATGGGTGAGATTGCAGTACCGATAGATGCTTATTGGGCTGCCCAAACTCAAAGATCGATAGAGAATTTTGCAATCGGCGAAGAGAAGATGCCTTATGAGATTACAAGAGCATTTTCATACCTTAAAAAAGCAGTTGCACTTGTAAATAAGGACTTAGGCAAATTAGATGCTAAAAAAGCGGATGCTATAGCACAGGCTTGTGACGATATGCTGGAGGGAAAACTTGACGGAGAATACCCGCTTGTTGTCTGGCAAACAGGTTCTGGTACACAATCAAATATGAACAATAATGAAGTTCTGGCAAATCGCGCTACCGAGATTCTTGGCGGTGATTTTAGAGTTGAGAAGTTGATTCATGCAAATGATGATGTCAACAAGTCTCAAAGCTCAAACGACACATATCCGACGGCTCTTCATGTAGCGGCAGTTATTGCGGTAGAGACTCGTGTTTTACCTGCTATTGCCAAATTGAGAGCAACGCTGATTGAGAAATCTGCAAAATTTGATTCTATAGTTAAAATCGGACGAACTCACTTGCAAGATGCTACGCCTCTAACTCTCGGTCAAGAGATTAGCGGCTGGGTTGAGATGCTAAACAAATGTGAAAAAATGGCAAAAGATTCTCTTGAAGCCGTTCGTGAACTTGCTCTTGGCGGTACTGCAGTCGGAACGGGACTTAATGCCCATCCTGAGCTTGGAGAGAGAGTCGCTAAAAAATTAACGGAGCTTACGGGACATAATTTCGTAACTGCACCGAATAAATTTCATGCACTAACTTCACATGATGCTCTGGTTTATGCGCACGGTGCGCTTAAAGCACTATCGGCAGATATGATGAAAATCGCAAATGATGTTCGCTGGTTGGCATCCGGTCCTAGATGCGGGATAGGGGAGATTACTATTCCTGAAAATGAGCCGGGCTCTTCTATTATGCCTGGCAAAGTAAACCCTACTCAAAGCGAAGCGGTAACTATGGTTACATGCCAAGTTATGGGAAATGATACGACAATCGGTTTTGCGGCAAGTCAGGGAAATTTTCAGCTAAATGTGTTTAAGCCTGTTATTGCGTACAACTTTTTACAATCATGCCGTTTGTTGGCAGACTCTATCGTCTCGTTTAACGATAACTGTGCGATAGGAATTGAACCGGTTGAAGACAAAATAGATTTTTATCTAAACAATTCGCTTATGCTTGTAACTGCGCTTAATCCTTATATAGGTTATGAAAATGCAGCAAAAATAGCAAAAACAGCACATAAAAACGGTTCAACTCTAAAGGAAACGGCGATAGAGCTAGGACTTTTGAGTGCTGAAGAGTTTGATAAATATGTAATACCACAAGATATGATATCGCCAAAAGCGTAA
- the mdh gene encoding malate dehydrogenase, whose product MNQGKRVGIVGAGNVGATVAYSLAMLGSCHEIILRDNKIDVAKGKALDMSQAAAAVRSHTVVSVAEDMSDLTNCDVVVVTAGSPRLPGMSRDDLLMINAKITKEVIAGIAKYSPDAIIIMVSNPLDAMTYVALRESGFERSRVIGMAGVLDSARMASFIQEKLGYGGGQIRASVMGGHGDDMVPLPRYSTVAGVPLADVLTANEIDEIVMRTRNGGAEIVGHLKTGSAYYAPARSTTIMVEAILKDTKQIHPCAVFLEGEYGHSDVVSGVPVMLGANGAEKIIEMSLDESEKKMFEGSCNSVRTLIDTLNKNNFFNKGE is encoded by the coding sequence ATGAATCAAGGAAAAAGAGTAGGAATAGTAGGTGCCGGCAATGTTGGCGCAACGGTAGCATACTCTTTAGCAATGCTTGGTTCTTGTCATGAAATAATTCTTCGTGATAACAAGATTGATGTTGCTAAAGGTAAAGCGCTTGATATGAGTCAGGCCGCTGCAGCTGTTAGAAGCCATACGGTAGTTAGTGTTGCCGAAGATATGTCGGACTTAACTAACTGTGATGTTGTAGTCGTAACTGCAGGAAGTCCGAGACTTCCGGGTATGAGTCGTGATGATTTGCTTATGATTAACGCAAAAATCACAAAAGAAGTTATAGCAGGCATTGCAAAATATTCTCCTGACGCAATAATAATTATGGTTTCAAACCCGTTAGATGCTATGACATATGTAGCACTCAGAGAGAGCGGTTTTGAGAGAAGTCGTGTTATTGGAATGGCGGGAGTCTTAGATAGCGCGAGAATGGCTAGTTTTATTCAAGAAAAACTTGGTTACGGCGGCGGACAAATTCGTGCTTCGGTTATGGGCGGTCACGGTGATGACATGGTTCCGCTTCCGCGCTATTCGACAGTTGCGGGTGTTCCTCTTGCAGATGTTTTAACTGCTAATGAAATTGATGAAATTGTAATGCGTACTCGAAACGGCGGGGCAGAGATTGTAGGACACCTTAAAACAGGTTCGGCATATTATGCGCCGGCAAGATCTACGACTATAATGGTTGAGGCGATACTAAAAGATACTAAACAGATTCATCCATGTGCAGTTTTTTTAGAGGGTGAATACGGTCACTCCGATGTGGTATCAGGCGTGCCGGTTATGCTTGGCGCAAACGGAGCAGAAAAGATTATAGAAATGTCTCTTGACGAATCTGAAAAAAAGATGTTTGAAGGCTCTTGCAACTCTGTTAGAACTTTAATTGACACACTAAATAAAAATAATTTTTTTAATAAAGGAGAGTGA
- a CDS encoding NADP-dependent isocitrate dehydrogenase has protein sequence MSKIIWSKIDEAPALATYSLLPIVKAFTKNAGVDVELSDISLSGRVIATFSDMLKPEQKQSDALGELGEMVQDPECNIIKLPNISASIPQLKACIAELKSKGYDLPEYPEDAKTDEEKAIKEKYSTCLGSAVNPVLREGNSDRRAAVAVKNFAKKNPHKLRAFSENSKAYVAHMSGNDFYENEQSVIKSGNSKVSINLNGKLLKEINAVDSEILDGTFMSAKALRAFYQETLDEAKAKDVLWSLHLKATMMKISDPIMFGHAVSVFYKDVFAKYADEFKALGVNPNMGLGDLYKKLEKSSKKAEIEAAIMATYDAQPNMAMVDSDKGITNLHASNDIIIDASMPVVVRDGGKMWNREGKVQECVSVIPDRTYATFYEEIVNDCVKNGQFDVTTMGNVANVGLMAQKAEEYGSHPTTFEIAEDGIVEVVDADGTVLMSHNVEKGDIWRMSRAKDAAIKDWIKLSHERGVLTGSPVIFWLDTFRPHDANLIKKLMDYLPAHLAKTPIEYEILAPKQAMKYSLRRVRAGLDTISATGNVLRDYLTDLFPILELGTSAKMLSIVPLLSGGGVFETGAGGSAPKHVEQFMSEGHLRWDSLGEFLALAESLRFIAQKHNSKELEAVTEALDIANAGYLDNNKAPGRSAGEPDNKASHFFVAQYWAEALANQTKAPALAAKFAPVAKALKENEAKIMEELMAAEGKAQDIGGYYRPDDVKADKAMRPSATLNTIIDSI, from the coding sequence ATGTCAAAAATTATTTGGTCGAAAATAGATGAAGCACCGGCTTTAGCAACATATTCGCTTTTACCGATAGTAAAAGCTTTTACAAAAAACGCAGGCGTAGATGTAGAGTTGAGTGATATTTCACTCTCAGGAAGAGTAATTGCAACATTTTCTGATATGTTAAAACCGGAGCAAAAACAATCTGATGCTCTTGGCGAACTTGGTGAAATGGTACAAGATCCGGAATGTAATATTATAAAACTACCAAATATTTCAGCTTCGATTCCACAGCTTAAAGCTTGTATTGCTGAACTTAAATCTAAAGGTTATGACCTTCCGGAGTATCCTGAAGATGCAAAAACTGATGAAGAAAAAGCGATTAAAGAGAAGTACTCTACTTGTTTGGGTTCAGCGGTAAATCCGGTTCTTCGCGAAGGAAACTCAGATAGAAGAGCTGCTGTTGCAGTTAAAAACTTTGCTAAGAAAAATCCACATAAGCTAAGAGCGTTTAGTGAAAATTCAAAAGCATATGTAGCTCATATGTCAGGAAATGATTTTTATGAAAATGAGCAATCAGTAATAAAAAGCGGTAACTCAAAAGTTTCTATTAACTTAAACGGCAAGCTTTTAAAAGAGATAAATGCAGTAGATAGCGAAATCTTAGATGGCACATTTATGTCGGCAAAAGCTCTTAGAGCGTTTTATCAAGAAACGCTGGATGAAGCGAAAGCTAAAGATGTTCTTTGGTCTCTGCACTTAAAAGCAACTATGATGAAAATCTCTGACCCTATTATGTTTGGACATGCGGTATCTGTTTTCTATAAAGATGTATTTGCTAAGTATGCAGACGAGTTTAAAGCTCTTGGCGTAAACCCAAATATGGGTCTTGGAGACTTATACAAAAAACTTGAAAAATCGTCTAAAAAGGCTGAAATCGAAGCGGCTATCATGGCTACTTATGACGCTCAGCCAAATATGGCAATGGTTGATTCAGACAAGGGCATTACAAACTTACACGCTTCAAACGACATTATCATTGATGCTTCTATGCCGGTAGTCGTAAGAGACGGCGGAAAAATGTGGAATCGCGAAGGTAAAGTTCAGGAATGTGTTTCTGTTATCCCTGATAGAACTTATGCAACTTTTTACGAAGAGATAGTTAATGATTGTGTTAAAAACGGTCAATTTGATGTAACAACTATGGGTAATGTTGCAAATGTCGGCTTAATGGCGCAAAAAGCTGAAGAGTACGGTTCTCACCCTACAACTTTTGAAATCGCAGAAGACGGTATTGTTGAAGTTGTTGATGCAGACGGTACGGTTTTAATGAGTCACAATGTAGAAAAAGGCGATATCTGGAGAATGAGCAGAGCTAAAGACGCTGCTATCAAAGACTGGATAAAACTTTCTCATGAAAGAGGTGTTTTAACAGGAAGTCCGGTTATTTTCTGGTTAGATACATTTAGACCGCATGATGCGAATTTAATCAAAAAATTGATGGATTATTTACCGGCTCATTTGGCAAAAACTCCAATCGAGTATGAGATTTTAGCTCCAAAACAAGCTATGAAATACTCTTTAAGAAGAGTAAGAGCAGGGCTTGATACTATTAGTGCAACGGGAAATGTTTTAAGAGACTATTTAACAGACCTTTTCCCAATCTTAGAGCTTGGAACTTCTGCAAAAATGTTATCAATCGTTCCACTTCTTTCAGGCGGCGGTGTATTTGAAACAGGTGCAGGCGGATCGGCTCCTAAGCATGTTGAGCAGTTTATGAGCGAGGGTCACTTAAGATGGGACTCTTTAGGTGAGTTCTTGGCACTTGCAGAGTCACTAAGATTTATAGCTCAAAAACACAACTCAAAAGAGTTAGAAGCCGTAACAGAAGCTCTTGATATTGCAAATGCAGGTTATTTAGATAACAACAAAGCACCGGGAAGAAGTGCAGGAGAGCCTGACAATAAAGCTTCTCACTTCTTTGTAGCACAGTATTGGGCAGAGGCTCTGGCAAACCAAACTAAAGCACCGGCTCTTGCGGCTAAATTTGCTCCTGTGGCAAAAGCGCTTAAAGAGAATGAAGCTAAGATTATGGAAGAGTTAATGGCTGCTGAGGGCAAAGCTCAAGATATCGGCGGATACTATAGACCGGATGATGTAAAAGCCGACAAAGCGATGAGACCGTCTGCAACGCTTAATACGATTATTGATAGTATCTAA
- the sucC gene encoding ADP-forming succinate--CoA ligase subunit beta — MNIHEYQAKQIFAKYGVPTPKGLMAESVEQAVENAKILGGPIWVVKAQIHAGGRGLGGGVKLARSIEEVEKLSNEILGMTLVTHQTGPEGKLVQKLYIEDGADIKDELYLGVVLDRAKEMPVIMASTEGGMAIEDVAHDTPEKIIKVAVDPAIGFQGFHGRELVFGLGITDPNEQKKLISFASKLYKLYMENDAEMIEINPLVKTGSGDFLALDGKMGFDDSALGRHPDIEAMRDISEEDADEREAGEHGLSYVSLDGEIGCMVNGAGLAMGTMDTINYMGGTPANFLDVGGKANAETVAKGFEIILKNPKVKAIFVNIFGGIVRCDRIANGILEATKLVDVHVPVIVRLDGTNAPEAAEILRNANIANVIAATDLADGAAKAVAAAKQAK; from the coding sequence ATGAATATACATGAATATCAAGCAAAGCAAATTTTTGCTAAGTACGGTGTACCGACACCAAAAGGCTTAATGGCGGAGAGTGTAGAACAAGCAGTTGAAAATGCAAAAATATTAGGCGGTCCTATCTGGGTTGTTAAAGCTCAAATCCATGCAGGCGGAAGAGGTTTAGGCGGCGGTGTTAAACTTGCTCGTTCAATTGAAGAGGTTGAAAAACTTTCCAATGAAATTCTTGGAATGACTTTGGTTACTCATCAAACAGGACCGGAGGGTAAACTTGTTCAAAAACTTTACATCGAAGACGGTGCTGACATCAAAGATGAGTTGTACCTTGGCGTTGTTCTTGACCGCGCAAAAGAGATGCCTGTAATCATGGCTTCAACAGAGGGCGGTATGGCGATAGAAGATGTTGCGCACGATACTCCTGAGAAGATTATCAAAGTAGCGGTTGATCCTGCTATCGGTTTTCAAGGTTTTCATGGAAGAGAGCTTGTGTTTGGTTTAGGTATAACCGACCCGAATGAGCAGAAAAAACTTATAAGCTTTGCTTCAAAACTATATAAACTATATATGGAGAACGATGCGGAGATGATAGAGATTAACCCTCTCGTAAAAACGGGAAGCGGCGATTTCTTAGCGCTTGACGGAAAAATGGGATTTGATGATTCTGCACTCGGTCGTCATCCGGATATCGAAGCTATGAGAGATATAAGTGAAGAGGATGCCGACGAGAGAGAAGCAGGTGAGCATGGACTTAGCTATGTATCGCTTGACGGTGAAATCGGTTGTATGGTTAACGGTGCAGGTCTTGCGATGGGTACTATGGATACTATCAACTATATGGGCGGAACTCCTGCAAACTTCTTGGATGTCGGCGGAAAAGCAAATGCCGAGACTGTTGCAAAAGGTTTTGAGATAATTCTTAAAAATCCTAAAGTTAAAGCTATATTTGTAAATATATTTGGCGGAATCGTTAGATGTGACCGTATTGCAAACGGTATCTTGGAAGCTACAAAACTTGTAGATGTTCATGTACCTGTAATCGTGCGTCTTGACGGTACAAATGCGCCTGAAGCGGCAGAGATTTTAAGAAATGCAAATATTGCAAATGTTATAGCAGCTACAGACTTGGCTGACGGTGCCGCAAAAGCGGTAGCAGCTGCAAAACAAGCTAAGTAA
- the sucD gene encoding succinate--CoA ligase subunit alpha encodes MSILVNKDTKVIVQGFTGKEGSFHAEQCLAYGTKIVGGVTPNKGGTEHLGQPVFNTVKEAVQTTGATVSMIFVPPAFVADAVMEAADAGIELAVIITEGAPVRDMQAAKAYAVKHNMKTIGPNCPGVITAEECKIGIMPGMIFKKGNVGLISKSGTLTYEGANQVCREGFGISTAVGIGGDPIIGLSYKQLLPMFEADPETHAIVMIGEIGGDLEIQAAAYIKEHITKPVVAFIAGQTAPKGKRMGHAGAIISGGAGTAAEKMAALEAAGVKVVVSPSEIGKAIAEVLKK; translated from the coding sequence ATGAGTATATTAGTAAATAAAGACACAAAAGTAATCGTTCAGGGTTTTACGGGTAAAGAGGGTTCTTTTCACGCTGAGCAGTGTTTGGCATACGGAACAAAGATAGTCGGCGGTGTTACACCAAACAAAGGCGGAACTGAGCATTTAGGTCAGCCGGTATTTAATACCGTAAAAGAGGCTGTACAAACTACAGGTGCAACCGTTTCTATGATATTTGTTCCGCCTGCATTTGTTGCTGATGCCGTTATGGAAGCTGCCGATGCAGGAATAGAACTTGCCGTTATCATTACAGAGGGTGCGCCGGTAAGAGATATGCAAGCTGCTAAAGCTTATGCAGTTAAACACAATATGAAAACAATCGGACCAAACTGTCCGGGTGTTATCACTGCAGAGGAGTGTAAAATCGGAATTATGCCGGGTATGATTTTCAAAAAAGGAAATGTAGGACTTATCTCAAAATCTGGTACTTTAACTTACGAGGGTGCTAACCAAGTTTGTAGAGAAGGCTTTGGTATTTCAACTGCGGTTGGTATCGGCGGAGACCCGATTATCGGTCTTTCGTATAAACAACTTCTTCCTATGTTTGAGGCAGACCCTGAGACTCATGCAATCGTTATGATCGGTGAAATCGGCGGAGATCTTGAGATTCAAGCAGCAGCATACATAAAAGAACATATTACAAAACCTGTTGTGGCTTTTATTGCTGGGCAAACTGCACCAAAAGGTAAAAGAATGGGTCATGCCGGAGCTATTATAAGCGGTGGAGCAGGGACTGCGGCTGAGAAAATGGCGGCACTTGAAGCGGCAGGCGTAAAAGTTGTCGTGTCACCGTCTGAAATAGGTAAAGCGATAGCTGAAGTTTTAAAAAAGTAA
- the mltG gene encoding endolytic transglycosylase MltG, which yields MLSFIYYLNKPIDSPKIIYISKGSISKIITQMQNNNYDVSKIDALLLRVIGSPQSGWINIGSTCNTRGDFLYKLATAKAALQNVTLIPGETTYIFLDQLAEELKLDRNILQSEYELQSQYPEGVFVPDTYSIPIGISEKLVIKILLNESLSNMKKLSMKAFGIYNEKKWLQIVTIASIIQKESANIEEMPLVSSVIYNRLRLGMKLQMDGTLNYGKYSHIKVTPTRIKEDTSIYNTYLHGGIPELPVCNVSVDAIKAAIFPANTDYLYFVKSKNGTHEFTRNYSTHLTNIMRVTK from the coding sequence ATGTTGTCGTTCATCTACTACCTAAATAAGCCTATTGATTCCCCCAAGATTATATATATTTCCAAAGGTTCTATTAGTAAGATTATAACACAAATGCAAAATAATAATTATGATGTAAGCAAAATTGATGCGCTATTATTAAGAGTAATCGGCTCTCCTCAAAGCGGATGGATAAATATTGGGTCTACTTGTAACACAAGAGGAGATTTTTTATATAAGCTTGCAACCGCAAAAGCGGCTTTGCAAAATGTTACATTAATACCTGGTGAAACGACTTATATATTTTTAGATCAGTTGGCAGAAGAGCTTAAGTTAGACAGAAATATACTCCAGAGCGAATATGAGCTGCAGTCGCAATACCCTGAAGGCGTGTTTGTTCCTGATACATACAGTATCCCGATTGGTATAAGTGAGAAGCTGGTAATTAAAATTTTATTAAACGAATCATTATCGAATATGAAAAAATTATCAATGAAAGCTTTTGGAATATACAATGAGAAGAAATGGTTACAAATCGTAACAATTGCATCTATCATCCAAAAAGAATCTGCAAATATAGAAGAGATGCCGCTTGTCAGTTCCGTTATTTATAACAGACTTAGACTAGGTATGAAATTACAGATGGACGGAACTCTCAATTATGGTAAATATTCACACATTAAAGTCACTCCGACAAGGATAAAAGAAGACACTTCAATCTACAATACATACCTGCACGGCGGCATTCCTGAACTTCCGGTCTGTAATGTAAGCGTTGATGCGATAAAGGCGGCAATATTTCCTGCAAACACGGATTATCTCTATTTTGTAAAATCAAAGAACGGAACACATGAATTTACGCGTAACTATTCTACACATTTAACCAATATAATGCGTGTTACCAAATGA